A genome region from Pseudomonas sp. N3-W includes the following:
- a CDS encoding calcium-binding protein — MAVINGTNAADTLIGTAGDDQIRGFEGDDILNGGDGNDLLIGGAGADQLIGGAGIDIASYEDIVSGTGVTINLKTGVHTGFAAGDTFSGIEVFRGSSYTDTFVSDAGATTFEGGNGYDTLSYAGSAQGVSVTVANGAGTGLGGDAQGDTFSGIEVITGSAYDDVFTLNAGTMTFNGGAGNDIYIINGSGSAGVGELAGGGDDEIRTNQASMGMSAEVERLTYTGTGNFTGRGNAGDNIITGGAGNDLLIGGAGADQLIGGAGIDIASYEDIVSGTGVTINLKTGVHTGFAAGDTFSGIEVFRGSSYTDTFVSDAGATTFEGGNGYDTLSFVGSGQGVNVTVANGAGTGLGGDAQGDTFSSIEVITGSAYDDVLTVNAGNMAFNGGAGNDIYIINGTGSAAVGELAGGGDDEIRTNQASMGMGAEVERLTYTGTGNFTGRGNTGDNIITGGAGNDLLIGGAGADQLIGGAGIDTASYEDSNSTGVTINLKTGVHTGFALGDTFSGIEIIRGSQNSDTFVSGQEAITFDGGTGNAVDTVDYSTSAEAVNITLTTLGVGSGRGGDAQGDAFINIEKIVGSAQDDVFTSGAASFTLQGGAGNDLYIINGPAYQTVIEAAGGGDDEVRTSLLNMTLSAEVERLTYTGTGNFIGTGNAGNNIITGGAGNDLLMGGAGADAFIGGAGTDTVSYDDSTVGLTVNLKTGVHTGIAAGDTFDGIEIIRGSRYSDTFFASAGVDKFDGGNANMGDVDVVDYSLSSAAINLTLVSGGGTGLGGDAEGDSFSGIEKVIGSDYDDVFSYSTTGTLTLQGGAGNDVYIVNNSASAVIVEAVGGGDDEVRTNQASLSLSNNVERLTYTGTGNFTGRGNATDNIITGGAGNDTLLGGGGADRFIGGSGTDTVSYDDSTVAVTLNFKTGVHSGIAAGDTYTDIELIRGSQYGDTFMGGALADKFDGGAGTAIDVADYSQSSQGVTLTLGATGVGTGTGMGGDAEGDSFTGIEKVVGSAYNDVFMANTNSAGFTVQGGAGDDVYILNNANYGAIVELAGGGNDEVRTNQALYQLNAGVERLTYTGTANFQAWGNALDNIITGGAGNDTLMGGDGGDTFIGGAGFDTVSYNDIGPIGVTINLKTGEHTAIAKGDTFDSIEKIVGSGRDDTFIGNELANNFDGALGRDTVSFAFESSAITLDLTQPLTGAAAGDTYTNIENWEGTAFNDTLIGGAGDQTFIGGKGADFIDGGAGTADAAWYIGSSAAVQIDMLAGTVTGGDATGDVLVNIEGLHGSAFADTLTGNAVQNEIYGGEGNDQIFGGDGNDYLYGGKYEPFAFNGPDRSGTAEADQLWGGNGDDTLWGANNDMGSILHGDAGNDTLRVYVGIAYGDEGNDKLMGEGRGYQLYGGAGSDTLTLLGGGYANGGEGGDTYKVQSSTSVMIKDDGGSGRDVVQLLDIQSYADVIFKSDGANALIYNAVEWKAGNQSNAVILVDWYAGSNTIESFTTVNGDSFTIPVVGQAASELSMV, encoded by the coding sequence ATGGCGGTAATCAATGGTACCAACGCTGCAGACACGCTGATAGGTACTGCGGGCGATGATCAAATACGCGGGTTTGAAGGCGACGATATCCTGAACGGTGGGGATGGCAATGACTTGCTCATCGGTGGCGCGGGCGCTGACCAACTCATTGGCGGCGCGGGCATCGACATTGCCAGTTACGAAGATATCGTCTCGGGTACAGGGGTGACGATCAACCTGAAAACCGGTGTTCACACGGGCTTTGCTGCCGGCGATACATTCAGTGGCATTGAAGTGTTTCGTGGTTCCAGCTACACCGACACCTTTGTCAGTGACGCTGGCGCCACCACTTTTGAGGGGGGGAATGGCTACGATACCCTGAGCTACGCCGGCTCCGCCCAAGGCGTCAGCGTGACTGTGGCAAACGGTGCAGGCACGGGGCTGGGCGGCGATGCGCAAGGCGATACGTTCAGCGGCATCGAGGTGATCACAGGTTCAGCCTACGATGACGTCTTTACCCTGAACGCTGGCACCATGACGTTTAACGGTGGCGCCGGTAACGACATCTACATCATTAACGGCAGCGGGTCGGCAGGGGTTGGCGAGTTGGCCGGCGGCGGTGACGACGAGATTCGTACCAACCAGGCCAGCATGGGGATGAGTGCTGAAGTCGAGCGCCTGACCTACACCGGCACTGGCAACTTCACCGGGCGCGGCAATGCCGGGGACAACATCATCACTGGCGGCGCGGGCAATGATCTGCTCATCGGTGGTGCGGGTGCCGACCAATTGATTGGCGGCGCAGGCATCGACATCGCCAGTTACGAAGATATCGTCTCGGGTACAGGGGTGACGATCAACCTGAAAACCGGTGTTCACACGGGCTTTGCTGCCGGCGATACATTCAGTGGCATTGAAGTGTTTCGTGGTTCCAGCTACACCGACACCTTTGTCAGCGACGCTGGCGCTACCACTTTTGAGGGGGGTAATGGCTACGATACCCTGAGCTTTGTCGGCTCCGGCCAAGGGGTCAACGTGACCGTGGCCAACGGTGCAGGCACCGGGCTCGGTGGCGATGCGCAAGGCGATACGTTCAGCAGCATCGAGGTGATCACGGGGTCGGCTTACGATGACGTCTTGACCGTAAACGCCGGCAACATGGCGTTTAACGGTGGCGCCGGTAACGACATCTACATCATCAACGGCACCGGGTCGGCAGCGGTCGGCGAGTTGGCCGGCGGCGGCGACGACGAGATTCGGACCAACCAGGCCAGCATGGGTATGGGGGCTGAAGTCGAGCGTCTGACCTACACCGGCACTGGCAACTTCACCGGGCGCGGCAATACCGGGGACAACATCATCACTGGCGGCGCGGGCAACGACCTGCTCATCGGTGGCGCGGGCGCTGACCAATTGATTGGCGGCGCCGGTATCGACACGGCCAGCTATGAGGACAGTAATTCCACTGGCGTGACCATCAACCTGAAAACCGGTGTCCATACCGGTTTCGCCCTGGGCGATACTTTCTCCGGTATCGAGATCATCCGTGGCAGCCAGAACAGTGACACGTTCGTCAGCGGCCAAGAAGCAATTACCTTTGACGGCGGCACGGGTAACGCTGTTGATACGGTTGATTACTCGACGTCCGCTGAGGCCGTCAACATCACCCTCACCACACTCGGCGTGGGCAGTGGGCGGGGTGGCGACGCTCAAGGCGATGCGTTTATCAACATCGAGAAAATCGTCGGCTCGGCCCAGGACGATGTATTCACCAGCGGTGCCGCGAGCTTCACGCTGCAGGGCGGAGCGGGTAACGATCTGTACATCATCAACGGCCCTGCCTATCAAACCGTGATTGAGGCCGCAGGTGGCGGTGACGACGAGGTACGTACCTCGCTGCTGAACATGACATTGAGCGCCGAAGTCGAGCGCCTGACCTACACCGGCACCGGCAATTTCATCGGCACTGGCAATGCCGGCAACAACATCATCACCGGTGGTGCGGGCAACGACCTGCTGATGGGCGGCGCGGGTGCTGATGCTTTCATCGGCGGGGCCGGCACCGATACGGTCAGTTACGACGACTCCACCGTCGGCCTGACGGTGAACCTGAAAACCGGCGTTCATACAGGCATTGCTGCTGGCGACACCTTTGACGGCATCGAAATCATTCGCGGCTCCAGGTACAGCGATACGTTCTTCGCAAGCGCCGGCGTCGACAAGTTCGACGGTGGCAATGCCAACATGGGCGACGTGGACGTCGTCGACTACTCGCTGTCCTCCGCGGCCATTAACCTGACCCTGGTTTCCGGAGGCGGCACTGGCCTGGGTGGCGATGCCGAGGGTGATTCGTTCTCCGGGATCGAGAAGGTGATCGGTTCGGACTACGATGATGTGTTCAGCTATTCCACGACAGGCACCCTGACCCTGCAGGGTGGGGCTGGTAACGACGTCTACATCGTCAACAACAGCGCTTCGGCCGTGATTGTCGAAGCGGTCGGCGGCGGTGACGATGAAGTACGGACCAACCAGGCCAGCCTGAGCCTGTCCAACAACGTCGAGCGTCTGACTTACACCGGTACTGGCAACTTCACCGGTCGCGGCAACGCCACGGACAACATCATCACCGGTGGCGCGGGTAACGACACCTTGCTGGGAGGGGGTGGCGCCGACCGTTTCATCGGCGGCAGTGGCACCGACACCGTCAGCTATGACGACAGCACCGTTGCCGTGACGCTCAACTTCAAGACCGGCGTGCACAGCGGTATTGCAGCGGGCGACACCTACACCGATATCGAATTGATTCGCGGCTCGCAGTATGGCGACACGTTCATGGGCGGTGCGTTGGCGGACAAATTCGACGGTGGAGCAGGCACCGCAATCGACGTGGCGGATTACTCGCAATCCAGCCAGGGCGTGACCCTGACATTGGGTGCAACCGGTGTTGGAACCGGAACCGGCATGGGGGGCGATGCTGAAGGCGATAGCTTCACGGGGATCGAGAAGGTCGTGGGCTCGGCCTACAACGACGTCTTCATGGCCAACACCAACTCGGCCGGTTTTACGGTACAGGGCGGGGCGGGTGACGATGTCTACATTCTCAACAATGCCAATTACGGCGCTATCGTCGAACTTGCCGGTGGCGGTAATGATGAAGTGCGCACCAATCAGGCGCTTTACCAGCTCAACGCAGGCGTCGAGCGCCTGACGTATACCGGCACGGCCAATTTCCAGGCGTGGGGTAATGCCCTGGATAACATCATCACTGGCGGGGCGGGTAACGACACCCTGATGGGCGGCGATGGAGGCGACACGTTCATTGGCGGGGCGGGCTTCGATACTGTCAGCTACAACGACATCGGACCGATCGGCGTGACCATCAACCTCAAGACTGGCGAGCATACGGCGATCGCCAAGGGCGATACCTTCGACAGCATCGAGAAGATCGTAGGGTCGGGCCGCGACGATACTTTTATCGGTAACGAACTGGCCAATAACTTCGATGGTGCTCTGGGGCGCGATACCGTCAGCTTTGCCTTTGAAAGCTCGGCCATCACACTGGACCTTACCCAGCCTTTGACTGGGGCAGCGGCAGGTGACACCTATACCAATATCGAGAACTGGGAAGGCACTGCGTTCAACGATACGTTGATCGGTGGGGCTGGCGACCAGACGTTCATTGGGGGCAAGGGCGCTGACTTTATCGATGGAGGGGCAGGGACTGCCGATGCAGCCTGGTACATCGGCAGTTCGGCGGCAGTGCAAATCGACATGCTGGCAGGCACGGTTACCGGGGGCGATGCCACCGGCGATGTGCTGGTCAATATCGAAGGTCTGCATGGTTCGGCATTCGCCGACACCCTGACCGGCAACGCCGTTCAAAACGAAATCTATGGCGGCGAAGGTAATGACCAGATCTTTGGTGGCGACGGCAACGACTACCTCTACGGTGGCAAGTATGAGCCATTTGCCTTCAACGGCCCGGATCGCAGCGGCACCGCCGAAGCGGATCAGCTCTGGGGTGGCAATGGCGATGACACCCTGTGGGGCGCCAACAACGACATGGGGAGCATCCTGCATGGCGATGCCGGCAATGACACCCTTCGTGTCTACGTGGGCATTGCCTATGGCGACGAAGGCAATGACAAGTTGATGGGCGAGGGGCGTGGATACCAGCTGTATGGCGGCGCCGGTTCGGACACCCTGACCCTGCTGGGTGGTGGCTATGCCAATGGCGGTGAGGGCGGCGACACTTACAAAGTGCAATCGTCTACCAGCGTGATGATCAAGGACGACGGTGGTTCGGGCCGTGACGTGGTCCAGCTCCTGGATATCCAGTCTTATGCGGACGTGATCTTCAAGTCCGATGGGGCCAACGCCCTGATCTACAATGCCGTGGAGTGGAAAGCCGGTAACCAGAGCAACGCGGTGATTCTTGTTGATTGGTATGCGGGTTCCAACACCATCGAGTCATTTACCACGGTCAATGGCGACTCGTTCACCATTCCAGTGGTAGGGCAGGCGGCGTCCGAGCTGTCGATGGTCTGA